The genomic segment TGCCATCAATTTTCACAAATAAGGCTAGTGCCTCCTCCTTGAAATCTTGAGATTCTACCCCAAATTCTTCGCTAAGACTGAGGATATACTGATGAATCAAGATCGGAATGTTAAAATCTGGATCCAATTCTTCTCCAACACATTGAGTCCTGAGCAATTCAAATCTTCTACTTGTTCTGCTATTTGCATGTTGCCAAGTCATGGAGATTTTGGGGGTTGGGATTCGTCGGTGATATATTCCACCATATTTTGATTAAATTGGGCATCTCCTTCTACTTCTTCCCCATTCGCAATTGTTGTTGTATCATTTCCCGTGGCCTTGGATGCGTGAGAGTTGATAGTGTTTTGCTTAGATACTTCAATATTAAAAATGTCCTCCAGTTGGGCTTCATTTGATGGGGTTTTTGGTTGAGCAGTAATAAGTGGGTCTGCAATTGTTTGACCCATATTCTGGCCTATATATGACTTTATTTTTATAAAGGTACTGTTGGAGATGCTGGCTACCATCAAAAAGAATTTACAGTTGGCTCAAAGCTAGAGCAAAAACTTGCTACACCAAAAACCTACAAGGATTCTGCAAAATCTAAAAATTGTCAAGCATCCTCTGTGCCCACCTCTTTACACCAAAAAATAAAGTCCTCATGCagttccatttaattttttgaactgATTCAGCAGTATTCTCAAAGCAtctcttgtttctttctttccaaattgtCCACCATATGCAAGGGGGATCATATTCCACCACAGCTTCTGACTTTTACTCCCTCCTCTCCTAGTCCAGCAGCTTAGAAGCTTTTACTCCCTCCTCTCCTAGTCCAGCAGCTTAGAAGGTCAATAGTATTCTCTAGCATTGTCCATCTAGTTTGTGTCAAGCCCAAGAATAATGCCCATAATTAGGAAGTTATTTTGCAATGGAGAAACAAATGACTATTTGTCTTGTTTGTTTCATTACAAAGGGAGCACCAAGATGTTATATGGAAACCTCTTCTTTGGAGCTTTTCATGGGTGAGACAGACCCTTCTAGCGACTAGCCATGAAAAACATCTAACCTTGACTGGTACCTGGTTCTTCCAAATCTCCCCCCAAGGGCCACTAATTTTCCCTGGTAAAGCTTGCACTTTCCTTTTGTACAACCTGTTTACTGAAATTTTTCCATCGTTGTTGTGCCTCTATCTTACTGAGTCAGCTTCCAAATTTATGCCCTTAAAATCATTTAGAGTCCGCAGCAGATCAGCTACTCTTCCAATTTCACCATATTTCGTTAACCATTGCATCTGGATTGGTACTAAAAATGAACAGATCAGGATAGGAAGCCATTAGAGGTTCCTGACCAATCCATAGTTCTTTCCAAAACATAATTCTGGTTCCGGTGCCTACTTTGAAAGTGATATCCTTGACCAACTGACTCCACAAACTCCTAATTGTTCTCCAAACTGAAACCCCGTGGGTAGTGTTGACTGGATTTGAGCACCACTGCTCATTCTGACCATATTTGCTGACAATCACTTCTCTCCAAAGAGCTTGCTCCTCATTTCCAAATCTCCACAACCACTTGGTTAACAGACAATTATTTTGCAACCTCAAATTTCTTATGCCAAGATCTCCGTTACTTTTGCTCAACTGAGCAATTTGCCACTTTACCAAATGTGTACCTTTGCCTTTATTACCTAACCATAAAAAGTCTCTTCGATGCTTGTCCAATCTTTCCTCCACTTTACCAGGCAAAGGAAAGAGAGATATAACATAGGTAGGTAGAAAATCTAAGACCGAGTTTATCAAAGTAGTTCTCCCACCCAAAAATAGATATTGTGCCTTCCAGCTAGCTAGTTTCCTTTCAGCTTTTTCAATAATGCCATCCTAAATCACCAGCTCCTTGTGTTTGTTCCCTATTGGCATGCCAAGATACACTATTGGGAAATTCTCAATTCTGCATCCCAGAATGTTAGCAAGTCTTTGCATTTAAGGAACTTCATTTACAGGGAAAATGGAACTCTTCTTCCAGTTTACAGCTAAACCAGAAACTGCTTCAAAAACCACCAATAATATTCTAATATTCTTGATCTATTCATCTTTGGCTTCACAAAAAATCACGATATCATCAGCATACAGTAAATGGCATAATTGCTTCTCCACCCCTAAGTGATTACCGATTACAAATCCCTTCAACAAAGAATTCTGAATGGCCACTCTCATCATGCTATCAAAACCTTCCGTGACTAAAATAAATAGGAAGGGGGATAAAGTATCTCCTTGTTTGAGTCCTCTCTCGGAAGGAAAAAAACCAGCAGGTTCTCCACTAATCAAAACAAAGAACCTAACAGTTTTAACACAAGCTCCCATCCATTTCAACCATCTTTCACCGAAGCCTATCTGATGTAGAGTATTGAGAAGGAAGCTTCAGTTAACACGGTCATAGGCCTTCTCAATATCTAGTTTGCACATAATACCAGTAACCTTCCATCTAATTCTCGTATCCACACATTCACTAGCTATAAGGGCAACAACCATGATCTGTCTACCTTTTATGAAGGCCATTTGATGTTTGTTAACCAGCTTGTTAATCATAGTCTTCAACCCTTCTGCCAAAATCTTAGCTATTATTTTGTAGACACCACCTATCAAGCTAATGGGTCTGAAGTCCTTGAGTTCGACTGCCTCTGTCTTCTTTGGGATGAGGGTCACAGGTGGCATTTAAACTTTTCTCAAAAGTTTGGTGGGCATAGAAGTATCTGACggtataaataatatcatccttaaGTAGCTCCCAAAAATTTTGGTAGAAACTCATAGAGAAACCATCGAGGGGTCCTTGTCAGAAGCACGCAAATTAATCCCTTCCAACACTTCTTCTTCCTCAAAATCTCTTTGGAGCCAATCCTTCTCCTTTGTGTTGATGCTACTAGATCCTTGTAGGTTGAAGTCGGGTCTCCATTGCTCCGTTTCTCTGTACAATATCGGGTAGAAGTTGACAATTTCCCTTTTTATTTCTTCAGAATCTGTCACTTCTTCTCCAtctatttccaatttttcaattGTGTTGAATCTCTTGTGTGATGTGGCCATTCGATGGAAATATTTGGTGCTCTTATCACCAAGCTTTAGCCATTGAACCCTGGACCTTTGCCTCCAagttatttcttcatttttggaAACCCCTTCAAATTCCTCGGATAGATGAACTTTCTATACAAGTTCATCTTCCGTCAAACTTCTTTGATCTTGAATTTCCCCCAAACTAGATAGCTAACTAGATAGCTGATTCAacacctctttctttttctttctccggTCCACTCTATTTTCCAGTCCCCGTTGCTTTAGCTTCTTTTTTAAAAGTTTCAACTTAGATGCTAGACTGAATGATGGAGTCCCATTAACTGCAAAAGACGTCCACCATTCCTTAACCTTCTCCCTAAAGCCCTCTATTTGCGTCCACCATTGCTCAAACTTGAAGTAGGACTTCTTCAGATTAAGCTTTCCACAGTTTAAATGATTAGGTTATGATCTGATCCCAGCTGTGGGAGGATGCTTTACCTAATCTGAGTAAAGGCCTCATCCCATTGATGAGTGTAAAGGAACCTGTTGAGCCTAGATGCAGTTGGATGATTGTCACCTCTTCTCCAGGTGAATGATCCTCCAAATAAAGATAGATCAAATAGCTCCATCTCATTGATCCAATTAGAGAATTCAGTCATAGCTCTTGTTAGCCTATGGCCTGTGGATTTCTCTGAGGGATACCTAGTGACATTAAAGTCACCACAAATCACCCAAGGTCCTATACAAATGTTCTTTAAAGCATTTAAGTCGCTCCATAGATCTCTTCTGGTCACCTTGTTGCAGTCAGCATAGACGGAACTAATGAACCAATCAAGATTCTGATTAACACCTTCAAACTTGCAAGTGATCACCTGGCCAGTTGTGTTCACCAATTCTCCCTTCCAAAATCTTCTATCCCATATTATTACTATCCCTCCACTACTCCCTTCAGCGTCTAAATGAAATTAACCCAACCATCTATTAAACCAAAGTTGTTTAATTAGATGTGAATTAGATCCCCTTAACTTAGTCTCAACTAAAATGTTGATGTCTACTCCCCACTGTTGAATTAGACTTCTAACTAAACTCCTTTTATTTACATCATTCACCCCCCTACTGTTCCAAGTCAAGATTCTAATCGTCATTAACAAGGTAGTTTTGATGTGCTCCCCCTGTTTCTAGGCTaaccatttttaaacttttcttggTGTCTCCTTTTGATTAATTAATTCCCTTT from the Capsicum annuum cultivar UCD-10X-F1 unplaced genomic scaffold, UCD10Xv1.1 ctg73377, whole genome shotgun sequence genome contains:
- the LOC124894378 gene encoding uncharacterized protein LOC124894378, with protein sequence MPPVTLIPKKTEAVELKDFRPISLIGGVYKIIAKILAEGLKTMINKLVNKHQMAFIKGRQIMVVALIASECVDTRIRWKIGFGERWLKWMGACVKTVRFFVLISGEPAGFFPSERGLKQGDTLSPFLFILVTEGFDSMMRVAIQNSLLKGFVIVEERLDKHRRDFLWLGNKGKGTHLVKWQIAQLSKSNGDLGIRNLRLQNNCLLTKWLWRFGNEEQALWREVIVSKYGQNEQWCSNPVNTTHGVSVWRTIRSLWSQLVKDITFKVGTGTRIMFWKELWIGQEPLMASYPDLFIFSTNPDAMVNEIW